A window of Dorea formicigenerans contains these coding sequences:
- a CDS encoding DNA topoisomerase 3 — protein MAFRLVIAEKPSVAQTIAAALGIKGKQDGYIEGGGYLISWCVGHLVQLAEAAAYGEQYKKWSFDSLPILPEEWQYAVDPDKGKQFKTIKELMHRADVSEVVNACDAGREGELIFRFVYEVAGCKKPMRRLWISSMEDGAIKAGFASLKDGRDYGALFASALCRAKADWLIGINATRLFSCLYGKTLNVGRVQTPTLKMLTDRDAAISHFQKEKYYHVRLDLSGADAASERISDKAEADALKGACEAGKAVCVSLTREKKTAAPPKLFDLTSLQRETNRIFGYTAKQTLDLAQSLYEKRLLTYPRTDSSFLTDDMGGTAADIIALLCEKLPFMAGADFTPEIAKVLDSKKVSDHHAIIPTMELAKADPDALPESEKNILTLAGARLLFATAEPHIYEAVTAVFSCAGTDFTARGKTVLAEGWKELERRYRATLKDKPEAEDGENEGVTLPELSEGQNFPNPAAKVTEHTTTPPKPHSEASLLSAMERAGNGDTDPDAERRGLGTPATRAAVIEKLVKGGFAERKGKQLIPTQNGAALISVLPDMLTSPQLTAEWENNLTQIAKGAADPGEFLSGIEAMARELVQTHAAALDGKKDLFREEKPSVGKCPRCGSPVHEGKKNYYCSNKECAFVMWKNDRFFEERKTAFSAKIAAALLKSGKVNVKKLYSPKTGKTYDGTIVLADTGGKYVNYRIEVQKN, from the coding sequence ATGGCATTTAGACTTGTGATTGCAGAAAAGCCGAGCGTGGCGCAGACTATCGCCGCCGCGCTTGGCATTAAGGGGAAACAGGACGGGTATATCGAGGGCGGCGGCTACCTCATTTCATGGTGCGTCGGGCATTTGGTACAGCTTGCGGAAGCTGCCGCCTACGGGGAGCAATATAAAAAATGGAGTTTTGACAGCTTACCCATTCTGCCGGAGGAATGGCAGTACGCCGTTGACCCGGACAAGGGGAAGCAATTCAAAACCATTAAAGAGCTTATGCACCGCGCCGACGTTTCCGAAGTGGTAAATGCGTGTGACGCGGGGCGCGAGGGTGAATTGATTTTCCGCTTTGTCTACGAAGTGGCGGGCTGCAAGAAGCCCATGCGCCGCTTGTGGATTTCTTCAATGGAGGACGGGGCGATTAAGGCGGGCTTTGCTTCCCTCAAAGACGGGCGGGACTATGGCGCGCTCTTTGCGTCCGCCCTCTGCCGCGCAAAGGCTGACTGGCTTATCGGCATTAACGCCACCCGGCTTTTCTCCTGCCTGTATGGAAAGACCTTGAACGTGGGGCGCGTCCAGACCCCGACCTTAAAAATGCTCACCGACCGGGACGCGGCTATCTCCCATTTCCAGAAAGAAAAATATTATCATGTTCGCCTTGATTTATCCGGCGCGGACGCGGCAAGCGAAAGGATTTCGGACAAGGCAGAAGCCGACGCGCTGAAAGGGGCTTGCGAAGCGGGAAAGGCGGTATGCGTTTCCCTTACCAGAGAGAAGAAAACCGCAGCCCCGCCAAAGCTCTTTGACCTTACCTCTTTGCAGCGGGAAACGAACCGCATTTTCGGTTACACCGCAAAGCAGACCCTTGACCTTGCACAATCCCTTTATGAAAAGCGGCTCCTTACTTATCCGAGGACGGACAGCAGCTTTCTTACTGACGACATGGGCGGCACCGCAGCGGACATTATCGCGCTGCTTTGCGAAAAGCTCCCCTTTATGGCGGGCGCGGACTTCACGCCGGAGATTGCAAAGGTATTAGACAGCAAGAAAGTATCAGACCACCACGCAATCATTCCCACTATGGAGCTTGCAAAGGCTGACCCGGACGCGCTGCCGGAAAGCGAGAAGAATATCCTTACCCTTGCGGGGGCGCGTCTGCTTTTTGCCACCGCCGAGCCGCATATTTATGAAGCGGTTACGGCGGTTTTCTCATGCGCCGGGACAGACTTCACCGCAAGGGGAAAGACCGTACTTGCGGAGGGTTGGAAAGAGCTTGAACGCAGATACCGGGCGACGCTGAAAGATAAGCCCGAAGCAGAGGACGGGGAAAATGAGGGCGTGACGCTGCCGGAGCTTTCCGAGGGACAGAACTTTCCTAACCCCGCCGCAAAAGTAACGGAGCATACCACAACGCCGCCGAAGCCCCACAGCGAAGCGTCGCTTCTCTCTGCTATGGAGCGAGCCGGGAACGGGGACACCGACCCGGACGCGGAACGCCGGGGGCTTGGCACTCCCGCCACCCGCGCCGCCGTCATTGAAAAACTGGTAAAGGGCGGCTTTGCAGAGCGCAAGGGGAAGCAGCTTATCCCCACGCAGAACGGAGCCGCCCTTATATCAGTCTTGCCGGATATGCTCACTTCCCCGCAGCTTACCGCAGAATGGGAAAACAATCTGACGCAGATAGCAAAGGGAGCCGCAGACCCCGGCGAATTTCTGTCCGGCATTGAAGCTATGGCGCGGGAGCTTGTGCAGACACACGCCGCAGCACTGGACGGGAAAAAGGATTTGTTCCGGGAGGAAAAGCCCTCTGTCGGCAAATGCCCCCGTTGCGGTTCCCCCGTCCATGAGGGGAAGAAAAACTATTATTGCAGCAACAAAGAATGTGCCTTTGTCATGTGGAAGAATGACCGCTTTTTCGAGGAACGCAAGACCGCTTTTTCCGCGAAGATTGCCGCCGCGCTCCTTAAATCCGGCAAAGTGAATGTGAAGAAGCTCTATTCCCCGAAAACAGGCAAGACCTATGACGGAACTATCGTTCTGGCTGACACTGGCGGGAAATACGTCAACTACCGTATCGAAGTACAGAAGAACTAA
- a CDS encoding YodL domain-containing protein, which translates to MEKKKGYSMFERDKLDPADSMRIERNIYFEEQTADLSGLTALPLEQLQALREEYAAAEQAAFEALQEQAAAWDEQAGKTLAIDKAIEYVRTPEATHTANQWEATDYGKHISNRVYQMRYHISENTRYDREKEKSIPYSWTLSWSIYTNSPHNYGQAKIAGQERKVFADKAAMEKYLNGRIKAYQHLFTEVSPPIPPEYAEHFKVNGQLLPGYAIEGEERAQPTAEKAAPTTAEPPQDTEQRKERETINEQFSILIDSRSRFETGKPGGVWLPMPTTTEQLHAAMESVGITADNPQDFFINGYSSTEDCPFDLPLSVIQSASMDELNYFGKLLEMQSDGDKDKFAAAVTHGEYAGSMKDLINLAQNLDCYWLYPTVRSEEDYGYYLIDELDELELPEEAKKYFKYEEYGRDAVSKDKGQFTEQGYIYNNQNTFTEWYRGTENEIPKEYRVMSFPQPERGGQDKTFMDAAATEQTARTAAEQPQEPHPVIPIVLTAGKPAEKLKEITDRLEQGITELFDSERYKEYLKVMSKFHNYSFRNTVLIAMQKPDASLLAGFSAWKNNFERNVMRGQKGIKIIAPSPYKIKQEMQKIDPHTQKPIIGKDGKPVTEEKEITIPAYKVVSVFDVSQTEGKELPDIAVDELTGDVDRYKDFFAALEKTSPVPIAFENIEGGSHGYYHLEDKRIAINEGMSELQTLKTAIHEIAHAKLHDIDLNAPKDEQPRVDRRTREVEAESVAYTVCQHYGLDTSDYSFGYVAGWSSGRELSELKSSLETIRSAAAEIINSIDANFAELQKAQDKEQTAGQEQPTREGQEAAPQPEAPKKADTAGKEKPEAAPKEAFTPETIYRVRRNPYSDSRENSHLLQAYVTQENGRAKMGDVLYTGTPEKCRELMGQLKSGELTEGDVKQLYAKAQETAQTTGQDKDTFSIYQIKGGDETRDFRFEPYDRLQAAGNVVDKANYELVYSAPLAPETSLEDIYTRFNIDHPKDFKGHSLSVSDVVVLHQNGQDTAHYVDSVGFRQVPEFLQEQKQLTPDELTTGETIQTPRGTFHVTAMSREQIEAAGYGFHHQSDDGKYLIMGNGTRAFAVAAEQPEKANPLKHIEDTVEQNDNNFDGIINNTPTVDELEAKVKAGETISLVDLANAVKADKERGKEAKPEKKPSIRAQLRADKEKAQKKNAKQKLQDLERS; encoded by the coding sequence ATGGAAAAGAAAAAAGGTTACTCCATGTTTGAGCGTGACAAGTTAGACCCGGCTGACAGTATGCGGATAGAGCGAAATATTTATTTTGAGGAACAGACCGCTGACCTTTCCGGGCTTACCGCCCTGCCCTTAGAACAGTTACAGGCATTGCGGGAAGAATACGCGGCGGCTGAACAGGCAGCTTTTGAAGCCTTGCAAGAACAGGCGGCGGCATGGGACGAACAGGCGGGAAAGACCCTTGCCATTGACAAAGCCATTGAGTATGTGAGGACACCCGAAGCTACGCATACCGCGAACCAGTGGGAAGCTACGGACTACGGGAAGCACATCAGCAACCGCGTCTACCAAATGCGCTACCACATATCCGAGAATACCCGGTATGACAGGGAAAAAGAGAAATCCATTCCCTATTCGTGGACGCTTTCATGGAGTATTTACACCAACAGCCCCCACAATTACGGACAGGCAAAAATCGCCGGACAGGAAAGGAAAGTCTTTGCAGACAAGGCAGCTATGGAAAAATATCTGAATGGGCGTATCAAAGCCTATCAGCATTTATTCACCGAGGTATCGCCGCCTATCCCGCCAGAGTATGCAGAGCATTTCAAAGTAAACGGGCAGCTTTTACCGGGCTATGCTATCGAGGGCGAGGAACGGGCGCAGCCTACCGCTGAAAAAGCAGCCCCCACCACAGCAGAGCCGCCACAGGACACCGAACAGAGAAAGGAGCGTGAAACCATAAACGAGCAGTTTTCAATTCTTATCGACAGCCGCAGCCGCTTTGAAACAGGCAAACCGGGCGGCGTGTGGCTTCCCATGCCGACCACAACAGAGCAGCTTCATGCGGCTATGGAAAGCGTCGGCATTACCGCAGACAATCCGCAGGATTTTTTCATCAACGGGTATTCTTCTACGGAGGACTGCCCCTTTGACTTGCCGCTTTCCGTTATCCAAAGCGCAAGCATGGACGAGCTGAATTATTTTGGAAAACTTCTGGAAATGCAGAGTGACGGGGACAAGGATAAATTTGCGGCGGCGGTTACACATGGCGAGTATGCCGGAAGCATGAAAGACCTTATCAACCTTGCACAAAACCTTGACTGTTACTGGCTCTATCCCACTGTCCGCAGCGAAGAAGATTACGGTTATTATCTTATCGACGAACTGGACGAGCTGGAGCTTCCCGAAGAAGCAAAGAAATATTTCAAGTATGAAGAATACGGGCGGGACGCAGTTAGCAAGGATAAGGGGCAGTTTACCGAACAGGGCTATATCTATAACAATCAGAACACCTTTACCGAATGGTATCGGGGAACGGAAAACGAGATACCCAAAGAATACCGCGTTATGAGCTTCCCACAGCCGGAACGCGGCGGACAGGACAAGACCTTTATGGACGCAGCCGCCACAGAGCAGACCGCCCGAACCGCCGCAGAGCAGCCACAGGAGCCGCACCCGGTTATCCCTATCGTGCTGACAGCCGGGAAGCCCGCCGAGAAATTAAAAGAGATTACCGACCGTCTGGAACAGGGCATTACGGAACTCTTTGACAGCGAGCGTTACAAGGAATATCTGAAAGTCATGTCAAAATTCCATAATTACAGCTTCCGAAACACCGTCCTTATCGCCATGCAGAAGCCGGACGCTTCCCTTTTGGCGGGCTTTTCCGCTTGGAAGAACAACTTTGAGCGAAATGTGATGAGAGGGCAAAAGGGAATTAAAATCATTGCCCCGTCGCCCTATAAAATCAAACAGGAAATGCAGAAAATCGACCCGCACACGCAGAAGCCCATAATCGGCAAGGACGGAAAGCCCGTCACCGAGGAAAAGGAAATCACCATACCCGCCTACAAGGTGGTATCCGTCTTTGACGTTTCCCAGACCGAGGGAAAGGAACTGCCGGACATTGCCGTTGACGAACTGACAGGCGACGTTGACCGCTATAAGGACTTTTTCGCAGCCCTTGAAAAGACTTCCCCCGTTCCTATCGCCTTTGAGAATATCGAGGGCGGCTCTCATGGCTACTACCACTTGGAGGACAAGCGCATTGCTATCAACGAGGGCATGAGCGAATTACAGACCTTAAAGACCGCCATTCACGAAATCGCCCATGCGAAGCTGCACGACATTGACCTCAACGCGCCAAAGGACGAGCAACCCCGCGTTGACCGCCGCACCCGCGAAGTCGAAGCGGAAAGCGTCGCCTATACCGTCTGCCAACATTACGGGCTTGACACGTCGGACTATTCTTTCGGCTATGTCGCCGGGTGGAGCAGCGGGCGGGAGCTGTCCGAGCTGAAAAGCTCCCTTGAAACGATACGCAGCGCAGCCGCCGAGATTATCAATTCCATAGACGCGAATTTTGCGGAGCTGCAAAAGGCACAGGACAAGGAGCAGACCGCCGGACAGGAGCAGCCCACCAGAGAGGGACAAGAAGCCGCGCCACAGCCGGAAGCCCCGAAAAAAGCAGATACAGCCGGGAAAGAAAAGCCGGAAGCAGCCCCGAAAGAAGCCTTTACCCCGGAAACGATTTACAGAGTGCGCCGGAACCCTTACAGCGACAGCCGGGAAAACAGCCACCTCTTGCAAGCCTATGTGACACAGGAGAACGGGCGGGCGAAAATGGGCGACGTGCTTTATACGGGAACGCCGGAGAAATGCCGCGAGCTTATGGGGCAGCTCAAAAGCGGCGAGCTGACCGAGGGCGACGTAAAGCAGCTTTACGCAAAGGCACAGGAAACGGCGCAGACCACCGGACAGGACAAGGACACCTTTTCCATTTACCAGATAAAGGGCGGGGACGAAACAAGGGACTTCCGCTTTGAGCCTTACGACCGCCTGCAGGCGGCGGGAAATGTGGTTGATAAAGCGAACTATGAGCTTGTCTATTCCGCGCCCCTTGCGCCGGAAACTTCCCTTGAAGATATTTATACCCGCTTCAATATCGACCACCCAAAAGATTTTAAGGGACACAGCCTTTCCGTTTCGGACGTGGTAGTGCTTCATCAGAACGGACAGGACACCGCGCATTACGTTGACAGCGTAGGCTTCCGGCAAGTGCCGGAGTTTTTACAGGAGCAGAAGCAGCTTACCCCGGACGAGCTGACAACGGGCGAAACAATCCAGACACCGAGGGGGACTTTCCATGTGACCGCCATGAGCCGGGAGCAGATAGAAGCCGCCGGATATGGCTTTCACCACCAGTCGGACGACGGAAAGTATCTGATTATGGGGAACGGGACGCGGGCGTTTGCTGTTGCCGCAGAGCAGCCGGAAAAGGCAAACCCCTTGAAGCATATCGAGGACACCGTAGAGCAGAACGACAACAACTTTGACGGTATCATCAACAACACCCCTACCGTTGACGAACTGGAAGCAAAGGTTAAGGCGGGAGAAACAATTTCCCTTGTTGACCTGGCTAACGCGGTCAAAGCCGACAAAGAGCGCGGCAAGGAAGCGAAGCCGGAAAAGAAGCCCTCTATCCGGGCGCAGCTTAGGGCTGACAAGGAAAAGGCGCAGAAGAAAAACGCAAAGCAGAAATTACAGGATTTGGAAAGGAGCTGA
- a CDS encoding transposon-transfer assisting family protein, translating into MIRLTVEETNLLSIYNEGGKRALIENVNAALPYMDADMRELAKRTLSKVDALTEAEFAELPIYAADEV; encoded by the coding sequence ATGATTAGACTGACTGTTGAAGAAACAAACCTTTTGAGCATTTACAACGAGGGCGGCAAGCGGGCTTTGATTGAGAATGTCAACGCCGCGCTGCCCTACATGGACGCGGATATGCGGGAGCTTGCAAAGCGCACCCTTTCCAAAGTGGACGCTTTGACCGAAGCGGAATTTGCAGAGCTTCCCATTTACGCCGCTGATGAAGTATGA
- a CDS encoding cysteine-rich VLP domain-containing protein: MNGVKRLTPPQSRKVNALVRRTCCNYDNGNCILLDDGDECVCPQLISYSLLCKWFRAAVLPADRLLYAELYQTGDKKKCTECGAFFASTSNSVKYCPVCRKRITRRQAAERMRKRRTPVTQ, translated from the coding sequence ATGAACGGGGTTAAGCGGCTGACGCCGCCCCAGAGCCGGAAAGTCAACGCCCTTGTGCGCCGGACGTGCTGCAATTATGATAACGGGAACTGTATCTTACTGGACGACGGGGACGAGTGCGTTTGTCCGCAGCTCATTTCCTATTCGCTTCTCTGCAAGTGGTTCCGGGCTGCGGTGCTTCCCGCCGACAGGCTACTCTATGCGGAGCTTTACCAGACAGGGGACAAGAAGAAGTGTACCGAGTGCGGCGCGTTCTTTGCGTCAACCTCTAACAGTGTCAAATACTGCCCCGTCTGCCGGAAGCGTATCACCCGCAGACAAGCTGCCGAGCGCATGAGGAAAAGACGCACCCCTGTTACGCAGTAG
- a CDS encoding helix-turn-helix domain-containing protein — MENQKMPEYETIRAAVAGEKWAVEKVVDCYKDEIDRLSTVAVRQPDGSTKQEINEDMRQSITKKLIEALPQFPLEEMEKGNVR, encoded by the coding sequence ATGGAAAACCAGAAAATGCCGGAATATGAAACCATACGCGCCGCCGTTGCCGGGGAGAAATGGGCGGTGGAGAAAGTCGTGGATTGCTACAAGGACGAAATCGACAGGCTATCGACGGTAGCGGTCAGACAGCCAGACGGAAGCACGAAACAGGAAATCAACGAAGATATGCGCCAGTCTATCACAAAGAAGCTGATAGAAGCCCTCCCGCAGTTCCCGCTTGAAGAAATGGAAAAGGGAAATGTCAGATAG
- a CDS encoding relaxase/mobilization nuclease domain-containing protein gives MAVTKIKPIKSTLSKALDYIENPDKTDGKMLVSSFGCSYETADIEFEYTLSQALQKGNNLAFHLIQSFEPGEVDYQKAHEIGKQLADAVTKGQHEYVLTTHIDKGHVHNHIIFCAVNFVDHHKYNSNKRSYYGIRNMSDKLCRENGLSVVVPGKGSKGKSYAEYQAEKTGTSWKGKLKTTVDALIPQVSSFEELLTRLQAAGYEIKPGKYVSCRAPGQERFTRLKTLGADYTEEAVRERIAGRRTKVAKAPREQRGVSLLIDIENSIKAAQSKGYEQWAKIHNLKQAAKTMNFLTEHKIEQYADLVSRIEEMAAESGQAADALKNAEKRLAEMAVLIKNVSTYQKTKPVYDAYRKARNREKYRAGQEQAIILHEAAVRSLKAAGIAKLPNLAALQSEYEALQAQKEALYADYGKLKKKVREYDIIKQNIDSILQADRQPEREKETERG, from the coding sequence ATGGCGGTTACAAAGATTAAGCCTATTAAAAGCACTCTAAGCAAAGCCCTTGACTATATCGAAAACCCGGACAAGACGGACGGGAAAATGCTTGTGTCCTCTTTCGGTTGCTCCTATGAAACGGCAGATATTGAGTTTGAATATACCCTGTCGCAAGCACTCCAAAAGGGGAACAATTTAGCCTTTCATCTGATACAGTCCTTTGAGCCGGGGGAAGTCGATTATCAGAAAGCCCATGAAATCGGAAAGCAGCTTGCCGACGCGGTAACAAAGGGGCAGCATGAGTATGTACTCACGACGCACATTGACAAAGGACACGTCCATAACCATATCATTTTTTGCGCGGTGAACTTTGTAGACCACCATAAATACAATTCCAACAAAAGGAGCTATTACGGCATACGGAACATGAGCGACAAGCTGTGCCGGGAAAATGGCTTGTCCGTTGTCGTCCCCGGCAAGGGCAGCAAGGGAAAGAGCTATGCGGAGTACCAGGCAGAAAAGACGGGTACAAGTTGGAAAGGCAAGCTGAAAACCACTGTTGACGCGCTTATCCCCCAAGTTTCCAGTTTTGAGGAATTGCTAACGCGGTTACAGGCGGCGGGCTATGAGATAAAGCCGGGGAAATATGTATCATGCCGCGCCCCCGGACAGGAACGCTTCACCCGCCTTAAAACCCTCGGCGCAGACTATACAGAGGAAGCCGTAAGGGAACGGATAGCGGGCAGACGGACAAAGGTGGCGAAAGCTCCCAGAGAGCAGCGCGGCGTGTCGCTGCTTATCGACATTGAGAACAGTATCAAGGCAGCGCAGAGTAAGGGCTATGAACAGTGGGCGAAAATCCACAATCTGAAACAGGCAGCTAAAACAATGAATTTCTTGACGGAACATAAGATTGAGCAGTACGCGGATTTAGTCAGCCGGATTGAGGAAATGGCAGCGGAAAGCGGACAGGCGGCAGACGCATTGAAGAACGCCGAAAAGCGGCTTGCGGAAATGGCGGTGCTTATCAAGAATGTTTCCACCTATCAAAAGACAAAGCCTGTCTATGACGCATACCGCAAGGCAAGGAACAGGGAGAAGTACCGCGCCGGACAGGAACAGGCAATTATCCTCCATGAAGCCGCCGTAAGGTCACTGAAAGCGGCGGGCATTGCGAAGCTCCCGAACCTCGCCGCGCTGCAATCGGAGTATGAAGCCCTCCAAGCGCAGAAAGAAGCCCTTTACGCCGACTATGGAAAATTGAAAAAGAAAGTCCGGGAATATGATATTATCAAGCAGAACATTGACAGCATTTTACAGGCAGACAGACAGCCGGAACGGGAAAAGGAAACAGAACGCGGATAA
- a CDS encoding plasmid mobilization protein has product MDGRKRTVQIKFRVTEAERDLILEKMKLVPTRNMAAYLRKIAIDGYIIQIDHADIKAMTAEIQKIGVNVNQIARRVNATGNAYQEDIEEIKGVLAEIWRLQRLSLLKAL; this is encoded by the coding sequence ATGGACGGACGCAAAAGGACAGTGCAAATCAAATTCAGAGTGACGGAAGCGGAACGGGATTTAATACTGGAAAAAATGAAGCTCGTACCCACCCGGAACATGGCGGCGTATCTGCGGAAGATTGCCATTGACGGGTATATCATTCAGATAGACCACGCCGATATAAAGGCTATGACCGCAGAGATACAGAAAATCGGTGTCAACGTCAACCAGATAGCACGCCGCGTAAACGCGACGGGGAACGCATACCAAGAGGACATAGAGGAAATAAAGGGGGTGCTTGCGGAGATATGGCGGTTACAAAGATTAAGCCTATTAAAAGCACTCTAA
- a CDS encoding helix-turn-helix transcriptional regulator codes for MAKRPVPRYDFKAFGAAIKAAREGCKESRKKVGDEMFISPRYLANIENKGQHPSLQIFFELIQRYHISVDQFLLETPPEKNTQRRQLDALLDGMSDTGIRIVTATAKEISEVEKEGE; via the coding sequence ATGGCAAAAAGACCAGTACCACGATACGACTTTAAGGCTTTTGGGGCAGCGATAAAGGCAGCGCGTGAGGGATGCAAGGAGAGCCGCAAGAAAGTAGGCGACGAAATGTTTATCTCGCCGCGCTACCTTGCGAACATTGAGAACAAGGGGCAGCACCCAAGTTTACAGATATTCTTTGAGCTGATACAGCGTTACCATATATCCGTAGACCAATTCCTTTTAGAAACGCCGCCGGAGAAGAACACGCAGCGGCGGCAGCTTGACGCGCTTCTTGACGGTATGAGTGATACAGGCATACGGATTGTAACCGCAACGGCAAAGGAGATTTCCGAAGTCGAAAAAGAGGGCGAATAG
- a CDS encoding cysteine-rich KTR domain-containing protein, with protein MLEKYWIKCPICNGKTRVQVFYNTVLRNFPLFCPKCKLTHIVDVEKLEIIIKNSEKQTF; from the coding sequence ATGCTTGAAAAATATTGGATAAAATGTCCAATTTGTAACGGAAAGACGAGGGTTCAAGTATTTTATAATACGGTATTAAGAAATTTTCCTCTTTTCTGCCCTAAATGTAAATTAACGCATATCGTTGATGTTGAAAAACTAGAAATCATAATCAAAAACTCTGAAAAACAAACTTTTTAA
- the rlmN gene encoding 23S rRNA (adenine(2503)-C(2))-methyltransferase RlmN: protein MKHLPKSTPTEILNDPYGFTYKEMSEVIGEDKARALYTELYKQPFHKENLSISTKKVYKSSDTEKYVYELKDNRYIETVFIKRRDGGTVCVSTQVGCSVGCIFCESGRNGFVRNLTPSEIVQQVVLIRQKVNRIVFMGMGEPLFNYDNLIAAIHILRDRNGLNFPTDGITVSTVGPVNQLKKLREEHLKIQLTISLHAATQAARNCIIPHMHMYAIEDVVKQALSYSQRHNRKVVFAYLLLPGINDRSSDIRQLAKWFKGKNVMINVLQYNPTSNSKIRAPQKQEMVAFKHQLEQTGLEVTMRVSHGREIKAACGQLANTYNKAKKQQK from the coding sequence ATGAAACACTTACCTAAAAGTACACCTACGGAAATATTGAATGACCCATACGGATTTACTTACAAAGAAATGTCGGAAGTAATTGGAGAGGATAAAGCAAGAGCCTTATATACGGAATTGTATAAACAGCCATTTCACAAAGAAAATCTATCAATATCAACAAAAAAAGTCTATAAAAGTAGCGATACTGAAAAGTATGTTTATGAATTGAAAGATAACAGGTATATTGAAACGGTTTTTATTAAACGGCGAGATGGTGGGACTGTTTGCGTAAGTACGCAAGTTGGTTGTTCTGTTGGCTGTATTTTTTGTGAGTCCGGACGCAATGGTTTTGTTCGTAATCTAACACCGTCTGAAATTGTGCAGCAGGTTGTATTGATACGTCAAAAAGTAAATCGTATCGTTTTTATGGGAATGGGAGAACCTTTATTCAATTACGACAACTTGATTGCAGCAATCCATATTCTTCGAGATAGAAATGGACTTAACTTTCCAACCGACGGCATTACCGTATCAACAGTTGGTCCAGTTAATCAATTAAAAAAATTGCGCGAAGAACATCTAAAAATTCAGTTGACAATATCTTTACATGCAGCAACACAGGCTGCGAGAAACTGTATCATTCCTCATATGCACATGTACGCTATTGAAGATGTTGTTAAGCAAGCATTGTCCTATTCTCAAAGGCATAATCGAAAAGTGGTATTTGCGTATTTGCTTTTACCAGGTATAAATGACCGTTCCTCAGATATAAGGCAACTTGCAAAATGGTTTAAGGGCAAAAATGTTATGATTAACGTGCTGCAATACAACCCGACGAGTAATTCAAAAATTAGAGCACCACAAAAACAAGAAATGGTTGCGTTCAAACATCAATTAGAGCAAACAGGACTTGAAGTTACCATGAGAGTTTCTCATGGTAGAGAGATTAAAGCAGCTTGTGGACAGTTAGCTAATACATATAATAAAGCCAAAAAACAACAGAAATAA
- a CDS encoding RNA polymerase sigma factor, with product MEPNSREFYKQCAFQKFCNTVLHNEACDTHRELRRHKAKEVTFSDMTLDEARQLHTFDEYFKREAAETVFEKAGKKITPKLLLEAIRTLPEEKRKAILLYYFEGMNDTEIAELFNTSRSTIQYRRTSSFEKLRKYLEENADEWDEW from the coding sequence GTGGAACCTAATAGCAGGGAGTTTTACAAACAGTGTGCTTTTCAGAAGTTTTGTAATACGGTATTGCACAATGAAGCTTGCGACACCCATAGAGAACTTCGCAGACACAAGGCAAAGGAAGTGACCTTTTCCGACATGACCTTAGACGAAGCGCGGCAGCTTCATACGTTTGATGAATATTTCAAACGTGAAGCCGCCGAAACCGTCTTTGAGAAAGCCGGGAAGAAAATCACGCCAAAGCTGCTTCTTGAAGCAATCCGTACTTTGCCGGAAGAAAAGCGCAAAGCCATATTGCTGTATTACTTCGAGGGAATGAACGATACCGAGATTGCGGAGCTGTTCAACACGTCGAGAAGCACGATACAGTACAGGCGGACAAGCTCTTTTGAGAAATTAAGAAAATATCTGGAGGAAAATGCTGATGAATGGGACGAATGGTAA
- a CDS encoding helix-turn-helix domain-containing protein, which translates to MNGTNGNEPGYPENALVPYPVIVAATKGDPDAMKIVLQHFSGYIARLSMRKLYDERGNVYFGVDHDIRERLQAKLMMAVLTFKAEE; encoded by the coding sequence ATGAATGGGACGAATGGTAACGAACCCGGCTACCCGGAAAATGCCCTTGTTCCTTATCCTGTCATTGTGGCAGCGACAAAGGGCGACCCGGACGCCATGAAGATTGTCTTGCAGCATTTCAGCGGCTACATAGCCCGCCTCTCCATGCGGAAGCTGTACGACGAGCGCGGGAACGTCTATTTTGGCGTAGACCACGACATTCGGGAACGGCTGCAAGCAAAACTGATGATGGCTGTCCTCACCTTTAAGGCAGAGGAATAA